The following are encoded in a window of Cervus canadensis isolate Bull #8, Minnesota chromosome 11, ASM1932006v1, whole genome shotgun sequence genomic DNA:
- the RHOG gene encoding rho-related GTP-binding protein RhoG, with amino-acid sequence MQSIKCVVVGDGAVGKTCLLICYTTNAFPKEYIPTVFDNYSAQSAVDGRTVNLNLWDTAGQEEYDRLRTLSYPQTNVFVICFSIASPPSYENVRHKWHPEVCHHCPDVPILLVGTKKDLRAQPDTLRRLKEQGQAPITPQQGQALAKQIHAVRYLECSALQQDGVKEVFAEAVRAVLNPTPVKRGRSCVLL; translated from the coding sequence ATGCAGAGCATCAAGTGTGTAGTGGTGGGCGATGGAGCTGTGGGCAAGACATGCCTGCTTATCTGCTACACAACCAACGCCTTCCCCAAGGAGTACATCCCCACAGTGTTCGACAATTACAGCGCCCAGAGTGCAGTGGACGGGCGCACGGTGAACCTGAACCTGTGGGACACAGCGGGCCAGGAGGAGTACGACCGCCTCCGCACACTCTCCTACCCTCAGACCAACGTGTTTgtcatctgtttctccattgccaGCCCGCCCTCCTATGAGAATGTGCGGCACAAGTGGCATCCAGAGGTGTGCCACCACTGCCCTGATGTGCCCATCCTCCTGGTGGGCACCAAGAAGGACCTGAGAGCCCAGCCTGACACCCTGCGGCGCCTGAAGGAGCAGGGCCAGGCACCCATCACGCCGCAGCAGGGCCAGGCGCTGGCCAAGCAGATCCACGCTGTGCGCTACCTCGAGTGCTCGGCCCTGCAGCAGGACGGCGTCAAGGAGGTGTTTGCCGAGGCTGTCCGGGCTGTGCTCAACCCCACGCCTGTCAAGCGTGGGCGGTCCTGTGTCCTCTTGTGA